A region from the Musa acuminata AAA Group cultivar baxijiao chromosome BXJ1-10, Cavendish_Baxijiao_AAA, whole genome shotgun sequence genome encodes:
- the LOC103969212 gene encoding phospholipase A2 homolog 3 — MAGRTTRLLSLKLAVTILNPFLALLLFSATPLHGLNIGVQSVNSGLTASKQQCSRKCQSDHCTVPPLLKYGKYCGILYSGCPGEKPCDALDACCMVHDACVQSKHDYLSQECNENFLDCIAAVRASGKGTFKGNKCMVEEVVEVMTLVIEAALLAGRVLHKP; from the exons ATGGCCGGAAGGACGACGCGCCTGCTGTCACTGAAGCTGGCCGTCACGATCCTCAATCCCTTTCTCGCGCTGCTGCTCTTCTCCGCCACGCCACTCCATGGCCTCAACATCGGCGTCCAGTCTGTCAACTCCGGCCTCACTGCG AGCAAGCAGCAGTGCAGCAGGAAGTGCCAGTCTGATCATTGCACCG TGCCACCCTTGTTGAAATATGGCAAGTATTGTGGCATCCTGTACAGCGGTTGCCCAGGGGAGAAGCCATGTGATGCTCTTGACGCCTGCTGCATGGTGCACGATGCCTGCGTCCAATCCAAGC ATGATTACTTGAGCCAGGAGTGCAACGAGAACTTCCTCGACTGCATCGCGGCGGTGAGGGCGTCCGGTAAGGGAACGTTCAAGGGGAACAAATGCAtggtggaggaggtggtggaggtgatGACTCTGGTGATAGAAGCCGCCTTGTTAGCCGGAAGGGTTCTTCACAAGCCATAG
- the LOC103969213 gene encoding transcription factor TEOSINTE BRANCHED 1-like, whose protein sequence is MMLPFPHCSNPLEKPFGKQLELNPIPPPSNPYFPIFASDGLPLPLGAVTGAVPLPSPPSLPPVDNSLATASPLMRKKRSGSFTRKRSWRNDRNSKILTAKGPRDRRIRLSNEVARKFFDLQDMLGFDQGSKTVQWLFNMSKHAIQELTAISDPQLGGLGIQSPASFTLGLEKSTMESDSQGKSTTKLVTATSVKNSKNEKQLIKPSGNAGSNLMRARESRAKARATARERTTEKRRMWLLSSTIASHATRNEGSHLLNLSSSLLGSIAEMEARQRSSSHTQRIRLSDQRNYEFPAQDGPCLIPIFGYSEKIADRNDMDNILQEQSDMERMP, encoded by the coding sequence ATGATGTTACCTTTCCCTCACTGCTCAAACCCCTTAGAGAAGCCTTTCGGTAAGCAACTTGAGCTCAACCCTATTCCTCCTCCAAGCAACCCCTACTTCCCGATCTTTGCTTCCGACGGCCTTCCCCTTCCTCTCGGTGCTGTGACTGGCGCAGTTCCTTTACCCTCTCCCCCATCTCTTCCTCCTGTCGATAATTCTTTGGCTACTGCTTCACCATTGATGAGGAAGAAACGCAGTGGAAGCTTTACCCGTAAAAGATCGTGGAGAAATGATAGGAACAGCAAGATACTCACCGCAAAGGGACCAAGAGATCGTCGAATACGGCTCTCCAATGAGGTGGCCCGCAAGTTCTTTGATCTCCAGGACATGCTCGGCTTCGACCAGGGCAGCAAGACAGTGCAATGGCTCTTCAACATGTCCAAACACGCCATCCAAGAACTCACCGCCATCTCCGATCCCCAACTTGGTGGCCTTGGCATCCAAAGCCCAGCGTCCTTCACTCTAGGGTTGGAGAAATCGACCATGGAATCCGACTCCCAAGGCAAGTCGACGACCAAATTGGTCACTGCCACGTCAGTCAAGAATTCCAAGAACGAGAAGCAATTGATCAAGCCCTCAGGGAATGCCGGGTCTAATCTGATGCGCGCCCGGGAGTCGAGGGCCAAAGCAAGGGCAACGGCAAGGGAGAGGACAACAGAGAAGAGAAGAATGTGGTTATTGTCCTCAACAATTGCATCTCATGCCACCAGGAACGAAGGTTCACATTTGCTCAACTTGAGTTCATCCTTGTTAGGATCCATAGCTGAAATGGAAGCGAGACAACGTTCTTCCTCTCACACACAGCGCATTAGGTTATCCGATCAAAGAAACTACGAGTTCCCAGCACAAGATGGACCCTGCCTGATCCCAATTTTTGGCTATTCCGAGAAGATTGCAGACCGCAACGACATGGATAACATCCTTCAAGAACAATCAGACATGGAAAGAATGCCCTAA
- the LOC103969916 gene encoding uncharacterized protein LOC103969916, with translation MSVALLQTPLHHLEYGWPRLEDKYETRYDHVVGIEDEEERPGQFDMWSAMQAPKAATPVVADTPAPYVHPLARRSASSLSQKSLQICTESLGSETGSDEFSSFNDGIDFGYLPTVEAEKEGERHDMHEKVAVVEEAGVWSENGPEEREVPQRRRGDELTSVNYNYSISRRSPPRSFPPPLPSISRRDGPCLQMRTHRRDGRLVVEAVHVPPRNYLHAQRQGGRLLLSFIDASSDTIEIEQPQEQQQPMDQAPKEIEEIENVEEEEEVEEKNCYEEEDEEEEVELVARGTVVEVTVSTQPELQSSGATKVLWSSLVINKFVGGTLLSSNAKREQPPEDHASKTNLKSNSQLQSITAAPVTQRPPPTTATAAAAAVVATNLSFSDEAYNEDSLEGAHDGCHLPLDDKLLFTSKRRNREERRCSQLRKKSLFIWKPDCIATSS, from the coding sequence ATGTCGGTGGCTCTGCTGCAAACACCCTTACACCACCTGGAGTACGGCTGGCCGCGGCTGGAAGATAAGTACGAGACTAGGTATGATCATGTGGTGGGTATTGAAGACGAGGAGGAGCGGCCTGGCCAATTCGACATGTGGAGCGCCATGCAGGCGCCGAAGGCCGCCACTCCGGTGGTCGCCGATACGCCGGCTCCTTATGTTCATCCGCTGGCGAGGCGGTCCGCGAGCTCGCTGAGCCAGAAGAGCCTCCAGATATGCACGGAGAGCCTGGGGTCGGAGACTGGCTCCGATGAGTTCTCCTCGTTTAACGACGGCATCGATTTTGGGTATCTTCCAACGGTTGAGGCGGAGAAAGAAGGTGAAAGGCATGACATGCACGAGAAGGTTGCCGTGGTTGAAGAAGCAGGGGTGTGGTCTGAGAATGGACCAGAGGAGCGCGAAGTGCCGCAGCGCCGCAGAGGGGATGAGCTCACGTCGGTCAACTACAATTACTCCATTAGCAGGAGGTCGCCGCCGAGGTCGTTCCCTCCGCCGCTGCCATCCATCTCCCGCCGTGATGGGCCCTGCCTCCAGATGAGGACCCATCGCCGCGATGGCCGCCTCGTCGTGGAGGCTGTGCATGTGCCTCCGCGGAACTACCTCCACGCGCAGCGCCAGGGGGGGcgcctcctcctctccttcaTCGACGCCTCCTCCGACACCATTGAAATCGAACAACCACAGGAACAGCAGCAACCCATGGATCAAGCACCGAAGGAAATCGAAGAAATTGAAAatgtggaagaggaagaggaagtggaAGAGAAGAACTGTtacgaggaagaggacgaggaggaggaggtggaactAGTTGCCAGGGGAACCGTCGTCGAGGTGACAGTGAGCACGCAACCCGAGCTACAGAGTAGCGGCGCCACGAAGGTCCTCTGGTCTTCGCTCGTGATCAACAAGTTCGTCGGCGGCACGCTGCTCAGCAGCAATGCTAAGCGCGAGCAGCCACCGGAGGACCACGCCAGCAAAACCAATCTCAAAAGCAACAGCCAACTGCAATCCATCACAGCAGCTCCGGTCACGCAACGACCGCCGCCGACAACAGCCACAGCAGCAGCTGCAGCGGTGGTAGCCACCAACCTCAGCTTCTCCGACGAAGCATACAATGAGGACAGCTTGGAAGGAGCCCATGACGGCTGCCACCTGCCCCTCGACGACAAGCTTCTGTTCACCTCCAAGCGGAGGAACCGGGAGGAGCGGAGGTGCAGCCAGCTGCGGAAGAAGTCATTGTTCATCTGGAAGCCCGATTGCATTGCCACTTCCTCCTGA